A genomic window from Salvelinus namaycush isolate Seneca chromosome 5, SaNama_1.0, whole genome shotgun sequence includes:
- the LOC120047700 gene encoding zinc-binding protein A33-like, whose amino-acid sequence MAECDWNEEMSEGPFLLQEDLTCPVCKDLYREPVLLSCSHSFCKECLEQSRKMGQRCPVCRKSCDGEQPISNRALMAATESFQKEKRWRGPNAINNVPLCNLHRLELQLYCVKDEEPVCVDCVTLHRTHELLPLNKGAPLCKEELTIKVNILEEKVETFKRMKKKYSNTVDFMKIQTEQSEKQIKAEFERLRQVLCLEEAARLKALADEEEDKRSSMEDRISSLTRDIAALTKLVQTVKREMGAEDLTFLQNFQALKKKAQWPREDPQNPSDALLNMAKHVGSLGYNIWKSMQAHVTCIPVVMDPNTASPWLSMSPDLASVRDSPERQSLPDNPERFDPCVFVLGAEGFRSGKHRWEVHVGDNPKWILGICKESVARKRKFTVSTDRGVWTIGLSKGVYNALTGKRTVLVVESRPERVRVKLNMDKGEVSFWDAGNGGKHLCTFTHKFTERVFPIFGPGLHTTPMEVNPAKVTIHTA is encoded by the exons ATGGCTGAATGTGATTGGAATGAGGAGATGTCAGAGGGTCCATTCCTCCTTCAGGAAGATCTGACCTGTCCGGTGTGTAAAGATCTTTACCGGGAGCCCGTGCTTCTTTCATGCAGCCACAGCTTCTGCAAGGAGTGCTTGGAGCAAAGCCGAAAGATGGGGCAGAGGTGTCCCGTGTGCAGGAAGAGCTGTGACGGGGAGCAACCAATCTCCAACCGGGCGCTGATGGCCGCTACCGAGTCCTTTCAGAAGGAGAAGCGCTGGCGGGGACCGAACGCAATCAATAATGTGCCTCTTTGTAACCTGCACCGGTTGGAGCTTCAACTTTACTGCGTAAAGGACGAGGAGCCCGTGTGCGTTGACTGTGTCACTCTACATCGGACTCACGAGCTGCTGCCACTCAACAAGGGGGCGCCGTTGTGTAAG GAAGAACTGACCATTAAAGTCAACATATTGGAGGAGAAAGTAGAGACCTTCAAGAGAATGAAAAAGAAATACTCTAACACAGTTGATTTCATGAAG ATCCAGACAGAGCAGTCAGAGAAGCAGATCAAGGCAGAGTTTGAGAGGCTCCGTCAGGTGCTGTGTTTAGAGGAGGCTGCCAGGCTGAAGGCCCTggcagacgaggaggaggacaagAGATCCAGTATGGAAGACAGGATCAGCTCCTTGACCCGTGACATCGCTGCCCTCACTAAGCTGGTCCAAACAGTAAAGAGGGAGATGGGGGCGGAGGATTTAACCTTCTTGCAG AACTTCCAAGCCTTAAAGAAAAA AGCCCAGTGGCCTCGTGAAGACCCCCAGAATCCCTCAGATGCTCTCCTGAACATGGCCAAACACGTGGGCTCTCTGGGCTACAACATTTGGAAGAGCATGCAGGCTCACGTCACATGCA tcccagtGGTGATGGACCCTAACACAGCCTCTCCCTGGCTTTCCATGTCCCCAGACCTGGCCAGCGTACGGGACAGCCCAGAGCGCCAGTCCCTCCCGGACAACCCTGAGCGCTTCGACCCCTGTGTCTTTGTCCTTGGAGCTGAGGGCTTCCGCTCCGGCAAGCACCGCTGGGAGGTCCATGTGGGAGACAACCCAAAGTGGATCCTGGGAATCTGTAAGGAGTCTGTGGCTCGCAAGAGGAAGTTCACCGTGTCCACAGACAGGGGCGTGTGGACCATCGGGCTGAGCAAAGGGGTGTACAACGCCCTGACTGGCAAACGCACAGTGCTGGTCGTGGAGAGTCGGCCAGAGAGGGTCCGGGTCAAGCTAAACATGGATAAGGGGGAGGTCTCATTTTGGGACGCAGGCAACGGTGGGAAGCACCTGTGCACCTTCACACACAAGTTTACAGAGAGAGTGTTCCCCATATTTGGTCCTGGGCTCCACACCACCCCGATGGAGGTTAACCCGGCCAAGGTGACCATTCATACTGCGTGA